From Cydia pomonella isolate Wapato2018A chromosome 26, ilCydPomo1, whole genome shotgun sequence, one genomic window encodes:
- the LOC133532286 gene encoding cyclin-dependent kinase 6, with the protein MSDSSSASGSTKSAPLVSINEVSGLFESAKKYEELNVIGTGAYGTVYKARDLLKGGQIVAMKKVKVALTEDGIPLSTLREIALLQQLGAYKHPNIVRLLDVCHGGHSMEREQLVLFLVFEHVEQDLDSYLKRAPGPLSENRIRSMSYDILSGVDFLHSHRIVHRDLKPHNLLVTSEGRVKLADFGLAKTYDTDMKLTSVVVTLWYRPPEVLLGVSYNTGVDVWSAGCVLAQLHSRAPLLPGASDSDQLHCIFRLIGRPPREEWPENVSIVADSFPEYPPQDLADILPRIHPHALDLIRRMLVFDPAKRLTALDCLEHAYFTDEPLA; encoded by the exons atgtcGGACTCTTCTTCAGCTAGTGGTAGTACAAAATCAGCTCCTCTCGTCTCAATAAACGAAGTCAGTGGATTATTCGAATCTGCGAAGAAATATGAAGAGCTCAACGTCATTGGCACGG GTGCCTATGGAACAGTGTACAAAGCAAGAGACCTGCTCAAAGGCGGGCAGATAGTTGCCATGAAGAAAGTGAAGGTGGCGCTGACAGAGGATGGGATCCCGCTCTCCACACTGCGGGAGATTGCACTTCTGCAGCAGCTCGGAGCTTATAAACACCCCAACATAGTGAG GTTGCTGGACGTGTGTCACGGCGGTCACTCCATGGAAAGGGAGCAGCTGGTGCTGTTCCTGGTCTTCGAGCATGTGGAACAAGACTTGGACTCTTATCTAAAGCGAGCACCAGGGCCATTGTCAGAAAATAGGATCCGG AGCATGTCTTACGACATCCTCTCCGGTGTAGACTTCCTCCACTCCCATCGCATCGTCCACCGAGACCTGAAGCCACACAACCTACTAGTGACCTCGGAAGGCCGCGTCAAGCTCGCGGATTTCGGCCTCGCCAAGACTTATGATACTGATATGAAGCTCACCAGTGTG GTGGTAACCTTGTGGTACCGGCCTCCCGAGGTCCTGCTCGGAGTATCATACAACACCGGCGTGGACGTGTGGTCGGCGGGTTGCGTGCTCGCCCAGCTGCACTCCCGGGCCCCTCTGCTGCCTGGGGCGTCTGACTCCGACCAACTGCACTGCATATTCAG ATTGATTGGGCGACCTCCCAGAGAAGAGTGGCCGGAGAACGTGTCCATCGTAGCGGACAGCTTCCCGGAGTACCCTCCGCAGGACCTGGCCGACATACTGCCCAGGATACACCCCCACGCCTTGGACCTTATACGG CGCATGCTGGTGTTCGACCCGGCCAAGCGGCTGACGGCGCTGGACTGCCTGGAGCACGCCTACTTCACCGACGAGCCGCTCGCGTAG